A DNA window from Arachis hypogaea cultivar Tifrunner chromosome 18, arahy.Tifrunner.gnm2.J5K5, whole genome shotgun sequence contains the following coding sequences:
- the LOC112770450 gene encoding uncharacterized protein, whose product MVDFIAEMTPGNPTPETWKLHVDGSSNTTSSGAGVILESQNGIIIEQSVRYEFPVSNNQAEYETLLAGLILAKEVGAKILEVCSDSQVVSSQVNGDYQTRDPLLQQYLTKVNKLKEDFDQVTIQHVSRERNARTYLLSKLASTKPGHGNRLLIQEIVRTPSLSNTTDNSLPISDRESWTTPILQYLLNGVLPKDPKEANRVKREVVNYTIITGQLYKRGFSQPLLKCIETGDTEYILHEIHEGCCSHHIGGRTLAQKIIRAGYFWPSIIRDSIQTVRNCDKCQKHSNYHKATPHQLNIITADRPFGTWAIDLVGPFPTAPGQLRYIIVAINYYTKWIEVEPLASITAIQCRKFLWKHIITRFGIPEVVISDNGTQFTDKKFRKFLEGLHISQRFSSVEHPPDERASRIGKQNNSQRT is encoded by the coding sequence ATGGTCGACTTCATCGCCGAAATGACGCCAGGAAACCCCACCCCCGAAACTTGGAAACTACACGTAGACGGTTCATCCAACACCACCTCCAGCGGAGCCGGAGTCATACTCGAAAGCCAAAACGGGATCATAATCGAACAATCCGTTCGATATGAGTTCCCAGTTtccaacaaccaagcagaatacgagaCTCTTTTGGCCGGTTTAATTCTAGCAAAAGAAGTCGGGGCAAAAATTTTAGAGGTatgcagcgactcacaggtagtcagtTCCCAAGTCAACGGGGACTACCAAACACGAGACCCCTTACTCCAACAATACCTCACCAAGGTAAACAAACTGAAGGAAGATTTTGATCAGGTAACCATTCAACATGTCTCCCGAGAACGAAATGCAAGGACATACCTGCTCTCAAAATtggctagcaccaaaccaggacacGGTAACCGATTGTTAATTCAAGAGATCGTCAGAACACCATCTCTATCAAACACCACCGACAACAGCCTACCGATCTCCGACCGAGAGTCATGGACCACTCCCATCCTACAATACCTCCTCAACGGAGTACTACCCAAAGACCCTAAAGAGGCAAACCGGGTAAAAAGGGAAGTCGTCAACTACACCATCATAACAGGACAACTATACAAACGGGGATTCTCGCAGCCCCTACTCAAATGCATCGAAACCGGAGACACGGAATACATACTTCACGAAATCCATGAGGGTTGCTGCAGCCATCACATCGGAGGCAGAACTTTGGCCCAGAAGATCATCCGAGCCGGTTACTTCTGGCCCTCAATCATCAGGGACTCCATACAAACAGTCAGGAACTGTGACAAATGCCAAAAGCACTCCAACTATCATAAAGCCACCCCACACCAGCTCAACATAATCACAGCAGATCGGCCGTTCGGAACTTGGGCCATTGATCTTGTCGGCCCCTTCCCGACAGCCCCCGGGCAGCTCCGATACATCATTGTTGCAATTAATTACTACACCAAGTGGATCGAAGTCGAACCCCTGGCCTCCATCACGGCTATCCAGTGCCGTAAATTCCTCTGGAAACACATCATCACCCGATTCGGCATCCCGGAAGTAGTAATCTCGGACAACGGAACACAAttcaccgacaagaagttcaGGAAATTCTTGGAAGGACTACACATATCCCAACGCTtcagctcggtagaacaccccccAGACGAACGGGCAAGTCGAATCGGCAAACAAAACAATAGTCAAAGGACTTAA